From the Gallaecimonas kandeliae genome, one window contains:
- a CDS encoding prolyl oligopeptidase family serine peptidase codes for MRKALIPLALSVVLAACATTGQSAQTPAPAAKPDYQVPAAPQVDASGHPTLAQIMADPQWIARSPQQPFVGADGKIYFWQQRENSSLYDLMTLNGGQLQKVADKDRYQHVAGGVWSGDRYAYSFEGNLYLERSGQVRQLTGSSDSDSNPQFLNDGRIAFQRGQALYSVEPDTGLVRLLAQVEMKKAPEKYYEPKGYLATEQRKLIKWVAKKQDQKKAQVLEEEQLQAATPDANPQPFYLGEGRRLVELSLSKDGEHLVVVTEADQKEREDKDVMPNYLGNGGEIEVREVRQRVADWKPNPQAFTLIDLKSRKQTELKLADLPGINTDPLAKVREENRKAGYKVDDFKGPRAVHLIEDWSWNQSAIQWSDSGKLALMLEAEDNKDRWLVTADLTSGKLSTQNRLHDDAWVNYQFNDFGWLKNDSLWYQSEESGYSHLYLKTLNGKARQLTHGAWEVNAPVLSKDQKSFYFKANVKHPGIYEIYKLDIDSGKQTALTDLNGMTDFVLSPDEKTLVLTHSKVLNPPELYSLSTAGGEPKQLTHTVSDAFAKAPWTAPKIVAVPSTHGDQPIYAKIYLPKGFDPAKHYPAVVFNHGAGYLHEVHMGWSDYFREFMFNSLLTTKGYVVMDMDYRASEGYGRDWRTAIYRQMGTPEVQDLQDGVNYIASHYGVDKSRVGTYGGSYGGFLTFMSLYTAPDLFKAGAALRPVADWANYNAPYTSNILNLPGNDPIAYHRSSPIYHAQNLKSQLLIMSGILDDNVFFQDSVRMVQHLIELHKTNNFSMAPYPVEHHGFREPSSWLDEYQRILNLMEANLK; via the coding sequence ATGAGAAAAGCCCTTATTCCCCTGGCGCTGTCCGTGGTGCTGGCCGCTTGCGCCACCACAGGGCAGAGCGCCCAGACCCCGGCGCCCGCCGCCAAGCCTGACTACCAGGTACCGGCCGCCCCCCAGGTTGATGCCAGCGGCCACCCGACCCTGGCCCAGATCATGGCCGATCCCCAGTGGATAGCCCGCAGCCCCCAGCAGCCTTTCGTCGGTGCTGACGGCAAGATCTATTTCTGGCAGCAGCGCGAGAACAGCAGCCTCTACGACCTGATGACCCTGAACGGCGGCCAGCTCCAGAAGGTGGCCGACAAGGACCGTTACCAGCACGTGGCTGGCGGTGTCTGGAGCGGCGACCGCTACGCCTACAGCTTCGAAGGCAACCTCTACCTGGAGCGCAGCGGCCAGGTACGCCAGCTGACCGGTTCCAGCGACAGCGACAGCAATCCCCAGTTCCTCAATGACGGCCGCATCGCCTTCCAACGGGGCCAGGCCCTCTACAGCGTCGAGCCCGATACCGGCCTGGTGCGCCTGTTGGCCCAGGTGGAGATGAAGAAGGCTCCCGAGAAGTACTATGAGCCCAAGGGCTACCTGGCCACCGAGCAGCGCAAGCTGATCAAGTGGGTGGCCAAGAAGCAGGACCAGAAGAAGGCCCAGGTGCTGGAAGAAGAGCAGCTCCAAGCCGCTACCCCCGACGCCAACCCCCAGCCCTTCTACCTGGGTGAAGGCCGCCGCCTGGTGGAGCTGAGCCTGTCCAAGGACGGCGAACACCTGGTGGTGGTGACCGAGGCCGACCAGAAAGAACGCGAAGACAAGGACGTGATGCCCAACTACCTGGGCAACGGCGGTGAGATCGAAGTTCGCGAAGTGCGCCAGCGGGTAGCCGACTGGAAGCCCAACCCCCAGGCCTTTACTCTTATCGACCTCAAGAGCCGCAAGCAGACCGAGCTGAAGCTGGCCGACCTGCCCGGTATCAACACCGATCCCCTGGCCAAGGTGCGGGAAGAGAACCGCAAGGCCGGCTACAAGGTCGACGACTTCAAGGGCCCCCGCGCCGTACACCTGATTGAAGACTGGAGCTGGAACCAGTCCGCCATCCAGTGGAGTGACAGCGGCAAGCTGGCACTGATGCTCGAGGCCGAAGACAACAAGGACCGCTGGCTGGTCACCGCCGATCTTACCAGCGGCAAGCTGAGCACCCAGAACCGCCTGCACGACGACGCTTGGGTCAACTACCAGTTCAACGACTTCGGCTGGCTGAAGAACGACAGCCTCTGGTACCAATCCGAGGAGAGCGGCTACAGCCACCTCTACCTCAAGACCCTGAACGGCAAGGCCCGCCAGCTCACCCATGGCGCCTGGGAAGTGAACGCCCCCGTGCTGTCCAAGGACCAGAAGAGCTTCTACTTCAAGGCCAACGTCAAGCACCCCGGCATCTACGAGATCTACAAGCTGGATATCGACAGCGGCAAGCAGACGGCCCTGACTGACCTTAACGGCATGACCGACTTCGTGCTGAGCCCGGACGAGAAGACCCTGGTGCTGACCCACTCCAAGGTGCTGAACCCGCCCGAGCTTTACAGCCTGAGCACGGCCGGCGGCGAGCCCAAGCAGCTGACCCACACCGTCTCCGATGCCTTCGCCAAGGCGCCCTGGACGGCCCCCAAGATAGTGGCGGTGCCCTCCACCCACGGCGATCAGCCCATCTACGCCAAGATCTACCTGCCCAAGGGCTTCGATCCGGCCAAGCACTACCCGGCCGTGGTGTTCAACCACGGTGCCGGCTACCTGCACGAAGTGCACATGGGCTGGAGCGACTACTTCCGCGAATTCATGTTCAACAGCCTGCTGACCACCAAGGGTTACGTGGTGATGGACATGGACTACCGGGCCTCAGAGGGCTACGGCCGCGACTGGCGTACCGCCATCTATCGCCAGATGGGCACCCCCGAGGTGCAGGATCTGCAGGACGGCGTCAACTACATCGCCAGCCACTACGGCGTGGACAAGAGCAGGGTAGGGACCTACGGCGGTTCCTACGGCGGCTTCCTGACCTTCATGAGCCTCTACACGGCCCCTGATCTGTTCAAGGCCGGCGCCGCCCTGCGCCCCGTGGCGGACTGGGCCAACTACAACGCCCCCTACACCTCCAACATCCTCAACCTGCCCGGTAACGATCCCATCGCCTACCACCGCAGCTCGCCCATCTACCATGCCCAGAACCTCAAGAGCCAGCTCTTGATCATGTCCGGCATCCTGGACGACAACGTCTTCTTCCAGGATTCGGTGCGCATGGTGCAGCACCTCATCGAGCTGCATAAGACCAACAACTTCAGCATGGCGCCCTACCCGGTGGAGCACCACGGTTTCCGTGAGCCCTCCAGCTGGCTGGACGAATACCAGCGCATCCTGAATCTGATGGAAGCCAACCTCAAGTAA
- a CDS encoding M13 family metallopeptidase — MTKLSHLALAVALGLGLGACAQQTETAQAPQAAAPAQKQLVSGIDLANFDKSVSPKNDFYHYVDGTWLKNTPIPADKSNYGSFSKLYDDSQQAMKTIIEEAAAKQGAADGSNDQKIGDFYKSYMNTDLVEKLGLSPIEPELNAIRDLDSLAGVSALMGKLALEGVREPFGFYVGADAKDSLKNAAYVDQSGLGLPNRDYYLDKSDKYQKIRDAYVSYISDQLKNAGFDNTEKRAKSILALETQLAKAQWDKVKNRDPNATYNKVSAAELGKTLKTFYFDQYAQASGLDKAHEVIVGQPSYFEDFGKLFGKVPVETWKSYLAFHLVDNYGDVLPKAIADRHFDFHGKLLSGTEEQSPRWKQAVDATDGVLGMMVGKEYVARYFKPEAKARMEKLVQNLLKAYGESIDELEWMSPATKEAAKAKLAKFTPKVGYPDKWKSYDGLTIKADDLVGNFRRYAAFEYQDMLNKLDKPVDRSEWGMTPQTINAYYNPLANEIVFPAAILQPPFFNMDADDAVNYGGIGAVIGHEIGHGFDDSGANFDGDGNLRNWWTKEDLKKFKERTGQLAAQYSSYAPFSDAHVNGNFTLGENIGDLGGLTMAYKAYQMSLNGKEAPVIDGFTGDQRFFIGWAQVWRRNYREANLRMRLNTDPHSPSQYRANGTVGNVPAFYKAFDIQPGDKMYIAPDKRVKIW; from the coding sequence ATGACAAAACTGAGTCACCTGGCTTTGGCCGTGGCGCTCGGCCTTGGCCTCGGTGCCTGTGCCCAGCAGACTGAAACTGCACAGGCCCCGCAAGCAGCGGCTCCCGCCCAGAAGCAACTGGTTTCAGGTATCGACCTGGCCAACTTCGACAAGAGCGTTTCCCCCAAGAATGACTTCTACCACTACGTGGATGGGACCTGGCTGAAGAACACCCCCATCCCAGCCGACAAGTCCAACTACGGCTCCTTCTCCAAGCTTTATGACGACAGCCAGCAGGCGATGAAGACCATCATCGAGGAAGCGGCTGCCAAGCAGGGCGCCGCTGACGGTTCCAACGACCAGAAGATCGGTGACTTCTACAAGTCCTACATGAACACCGACCTGGTGGAAAAGCTGGGCCTGTCCCCCATCGAGCCTGAACTGAACGCCATCCGCGATCTGGACAGCCTGGCCGGCGTCTCCGCCCTGATGGGCAAACTGGCCCTGGAAGGCGTGCGCGAGCCCTTCGGTTTCTACGTCGGTGCCGACGCCAAGGACTCCCTGAAGAACGCCGCCTATGTAGACCAAAGCGGCCTGGGCCTGCCCAACCGTGACTACTACCTGGACAAGTCCGACAAGTACCAGAAGATCCGCGACGCCTATGTCAGCTACATCAGCGACCAGCTGAAGAACGCCGGCTTCGACAACACCGAGAAGCGCGCCAAGTCCATCCTGGCCCTGGAAACCCAGCTGGCCAAGGCCCAGTGGGACAAGGTCAAGAACCGTGACCCCAACGCCACCTACAACAAGGTCTCTGCCGCCGAACTGGGCAAGACCCTCAAGACCTTCTACTTCGACCAGTACGCCCAGGCTTCCGGCCTGGACAAGGCCCACGAGGTGATCGTCGGCCAGCCGTCCTACTTCGAAGACTTCGGCAAGCTGTTCGGCAAGGTGCCGGTCGAAACCTGGAAGTCCTACCTGGCCTTCCACCTGGTGGACAACTACGGTGACGTGCTGCCCAAGGCCATCGCCGACCGCCACTTCGACTTCCACGGCAAGCTGCTGTCCGGTACCGAAGAGCAATCCCCCCGCTGGAAGCAGGCCGTAGACGCCACCGACGGCGTGCTGGGCATGATGGTGGGCAAGGAATACGTGGCCCGTTACTTCAAGCCCGAAGCCAAAGCCCGCATGGAGAAGCTGGTACAGAACCTGCTGAAAGCCTACGGCGAGTCCATTGACGAGCTGGAGTGGATGAGCCCCGCGACCAAGGAAGCCGCCAAGGCCAAGCTGGCCAAGTTCACCCCCAAGGTCGGCTATCCCGACAAGTGGAAGTCCTACGACGGCCTGACCATCAAGGCTGACGATCTGGTGGGCAACTTCCGCCGTTATGCCGCCTTCGAATACCAGGACATGCTCAACAAGCTGGACAAGCCTGTGGATCGCAGCGAGTGGGGCATGACGCCGCAGACCATCAACGCCTACTACAACCCGCTGGCCAACGAGATCGTCTTCCCGGCCGCCATACTGCAGCCGCCTTTCTTCAACATGGATGCTGACGACGCCGTCAACTACGGTGGTATCGGTGCCGTTATCGGCCACGAGATCGGCCACGGCTTCGACGACTCTGGCGCCAACTTCGACGGCGACGGCAACCTGCGCAACTGGTGGACCAAGGAAGACCTGAAGAAATTCAAGGAGCGCACCGGCCAGCTGGCGGCCCAGTACTCCAGCTACGCCCCCTTCAGCGATGCCCACGTCAACGGCAACTTCACCCTGGGTGAAAACATCGGTGACCTCGGCGGCCTGACCATGGCCTACAAGGCCTACCAGATGAGCCTGAACGGCAAAGAAGCCCCTGTCATCGACGGTTTCACCGGCGACCAGCGCTTCTTCATCGGCTGGGCCCAGGTCTGGCGCCGCAACTACCGCGAAGCCAACCTGCGCATGCGTCTGAACACAGACCCGCACAGCCCCAGCCAATACCGCGCCAACGGCACCGTCGGCAACGTCCCGGCCTTCTACAAGGCCTTCGACATCCAGCCAGGCGACAAGATGTATATCGCGCCCGACAAACGCGTGAAGATCTGGTAA
- a CDS encoding EAL domain-containing protein — MWRWLFGLALVFSTAVQAISNDVVLRQWTAQQGLPNGWISTLMEDAQGNVWAASDDGLYRLTQSKALVVPFPDGVDQNVSTLVPDGDAFYIGTSNALLRWSRDQGVQLLTSSKTQPLLIPGGVRDGRLLQGKLWLLLGSHSLAYWQGGQLHKDNRINSKEGWKVLAAGERLLYLLSEGQLLVFDPASGSQVTIPWRKAQYGASKALYVDSQQQLWITSEKGLFRLAHQGLGWGIESQLLGHYFREMAEDDKGGFYITGRYGIQYYRPADNSLIDYTDTIQSKTQIEGLIPIMVDRNGLVWGGALGEGVLALVPKATPPLVAYSRHSNPALSSDTVWGILKQDNGLLWLTTDAGLEKVDGDKHQLFRPADFNLNDGFYAVQPFQGKLATCGWSGLYLFDPNTETFSHPLTGTPWVGRACMGMWKDGEALMVGGTDGMVRLEGDKIQGWLKDNKDRALGSVKVFARQGQRLWAAGGAGLLRFQDDAWVSQPQLPGIKINAIHALDDQHLLVGFDKEGLWQLDLSGPKPRWENLSQRWGLPSQSVFFIRSQGNKLYVGMQSTLIRVVLGDKPQVDAYFDEDGLPDDELNEGAAQMMPDGTLWVGTAKGVAAFGWGQLHHRVVSEGGGVVYVQARLADGSSLLYWDPDKLPQLPADVGVISIQPGSQNYASERLPRFRYQLSGDSEAVPLLSEAPIVLGNLGHGRHQIKLWYSQGGRWRDQPQQLVIDIATPWYRSYLFFSALGLALLLLTLFVAQLRRSQQQRLRLAYKRASESEQQLRLAIFGANANSWDWHADTDRFTISRPESELAREDGTVDVNLAEVPLHPDDRERVYKVWMEHLEGRAARYDVEYRIMIGSQARWMHVIGRAVERDETGRALRISGIYQDITERKQLEGEVTLYARAFENTAEGVLILNAQKAILSGNPAVERISGFEREELQDKPLAFLLPEEFLDVDVWQQVEQNGAWTGETSLRRKDGSNCALWLNISVMDDPASASRHLVAVFSDMTERKAAEFELRRLANYDVLTGLPNRGMFMQRLSQALATAKSQEQRLALLFMDLDRFKTVNDTYGHRVGDGLLIEAANRLQQVVGERDTLARLGGDEFVVIVHEVDKPEQLIPLCEALLAALARPFNIYGREFFLSTSIGISLFPDDGKQPEALLRNADMAMYHAKDEGRNNMQFYCHERNQEAMRLIQLESDLRQALERDEFFVVYQPQVDVLEGEIVVAVEALVRWRHPTEGLISPDIFIKVAENTGLVAAVDDLVLRRAAQDIKAINTGRTKPMTLSVNISAAHFRQHDFVAQVREVLTGTGLRPSLLCLEITESTLMREVGTAREHLAALRELGVAVAVDDFGTGYSSLAYLKQFAVNELKVDKSFVHDLTGSEADAAIVRSVVDLARNLGLKVVAEGVETEEQLDLCLALGCYRVQGFYYAKPMELAPFQAWLLDWQQRQAG; from the coding sequence ATGTGGCGATGGCTATTCGGTTTGGCGCTGGTGTTCAGTACCGCTGTCCAGGCTATAAGCAACGATGTGGTATTACGCCAGTGGACTGCTCAGCAAGGCTTGCCGAACGGGTGGATCAGTACGCTGATGGAAGACGCCCAGGGCAACGTCTGGGCGGCCTCCGATGATGGCCTCTATCGCCTGACCCAGTCCAAGGCGCTGGTGGTGCCTTTCCCCGATGGGGTGGACCAAAACGTGTCCACCCTTGTCCCTGACGGTGACGCCTTCTATATAGGTACCTCCAATGCCCTGCTGAGATGGTCCAGGGACCAGGGGGTGCAGTTGCTGACCAGCAGCAAGACGCAACCCTTGCTGATACCGGGCGGTGTGAGGGACGGGCGCTTGCTGCAAGGCAAGCTCTGGCTGCTGCTGGGGTCACACTCTCTGGCCTATTGGCAGGGTGGCCAGCTCCACAAGGACAATCGCATCAACAGCAAGGAAGGCTGGAAGGTGCTGGCCGCCGGTGAGCGGTTGCTTTACCTGCTCTCGGAAGGCCAACTGCTGGTATTCGACCCGGCCAGCGGCAGCCAGGTGACTATCCCCTGGCGCAAAGCCCAGTACGGCGCGTCCAAGGCCCTCTATGTCGACAGCCAGCAGCAGCTCTGGATCACCAGCGAGAAAGGGCTCTTCCGGCTGGCCCACCAGGGCCTGGGATGGGGGATAGAATCGCAGCTCCTTGGGCATTACTTCCGCGAGATGGCCGAAGATGACAAGGGGGGCTTCTATATCACGGGTCGCTACGGCATCCAGTATTACCGGCCTGCCGACAATTCCCTGATCGACTACACCGACACCATTCAAAGCAAGACCCAGATAGAAGGCCTGATCCCCATCATGGTGGACCGCAACGGCCTGGTCTGGGGCGGCGCCTTGGGTGAAGGGGTGCTGGCCTTGGTGCCCAAGGCCACCCCTCCCCTTGTGGCCTATAGCCGCCACTCCAATCCCGCCCTGTCCTCCGACACTGTCTGGGGCATCCTCAAGCAGGACAATGGGCTGCTCTGGCTGACCACAGACGCCGGTTTGGAAAAGGTGGATGGCGACAAACACCAGCTGTTCAGGCCCGCCGATTTCAACCTCAACGACGGCTTTTACGCGGTCCAGCCTTTCCAGGGTAAGTTGGCAACCTGTGGCTGGAGCGGTCTCTATCTCTTCGATCCCAATACCGAAACCTTTTCCCATCCCCTGACCGGCACCCCCTGGGTCGGGCGTGCCTGCATGGGAATGTGGAAGGACGGTGAGGCGCTGATGGTCGGCGGCACCGACGGCATGGTGCGGCTGGAGGGGGACAAGATCCAAGGCTGGCTCAAAGACAACAAAGACAGGGCCCTGGGCTCGGTCAAGGTCTTTGCCCGCCAGGGCCAACGGCTCTGGGCAGCCGGCGGGGCAGGGCTCTTGCGTTTCCAGGACGATGCCTGGGTCAGCCAGCCCCAGCTGCCTGGCATCAAGATCAACGCCATCCACGCCCTGGATGACCAGCACCTGCTGGTGGGCTTCGACAAGGAAGGGCTCTGGCAGCTGGATCTGTCCGGACCTAAGCCCCGTTGGGAAAACCTGAGCCAGCGCTGGGGCCTACCTTCCCAATCGGTGTTCTTCATCCGCAGCCAGGGCAACAAGCTCTACGTCGGCATGCAAAGCACCTTGATCCGGGTGGTACTGGGGGACAAGCCCCAGGTCGACGCCTACTTCGACGAAGACGGCCTGCCGGACGACGAGCTCAACGAGGGCGCCGCCCAGATGATGCCGGACGGCACCCTTTGGGTAGGTACCGCCAAAGGGGTGGCCGCCTTTGGCTGGGGCCAGCTGCACCACAGGGTGGTATCGGAAGGTGGCGGAGTCGTTTACGTCCAGGCGAGGCTGGCGGACGGCAGCAGCCTGCTTTACTGGGACCCGGACAAGCTGCCGCAACTGCCGGCCGACGTCGGGGTGATCAGCATCCAACCCGGTTCACAAAACTATGCCTCAGAGCGGCTGCCACGCTTTCGTTACCAGCTGAGCGGCGACAGTGAAGCCGTGCCTTTGTTGTCTGAGGCGCCCATAGTGCTGGGCAACCTGGGCCATGGCCGGCACCAGATCAAGCTCTGGTACAGCCAGGGCGGCCGTTGGCGGGATCAGCCCCAGCAACTGGTGATCGACATCGCCACGCCCTGGTACCGCAGTTATCTCTTCTTCAGCGCCCTGGGCCTGGCGTTGCTGCTGCTGACCCTGTTCGTGGCCCAGCTGCGCCGCAGCCAACAGCAGCGGTTGCGCCTGGCCTACAAGAGGGCCAGCGAGTCGGAACAACAACTGCGCTTGGCTATTTTCGGCGCCAACGCGAACAGTTGGGACTGGCATGCCGATACCGACCGTTTCACCATCAGCCGCCCTGAAAGCGAGCTGGCCAGGGAAGACGGCACAGTCGACGTCAACCTCGCCGAGGTGCCGTTGCACCCGGACGACAGGGAGCGGGTCTACAAGGTCTGGATGGAGCACCTGGAAGGGCGTGCTGCCCGCTACGACGTGGAATACAGGATCATGATTGGTAGCCAGGCCCGCTGGATGCACGTCATAGGCCGGGCCGTAGAAAGGGACGAGACGGGCCGAGCCCTGCGGATCTCCGGCATTTACCAGGACATCACAGAGCGCAAGCAGCTGGAAGGGGAGGTCACCCTCTATGCCCGCGCCTTCGAGAACACCGCCGAAGGGGTACTGATCCTCAACGCCCAGAAAGCGATCCTGTCCGGCAACCCGGCCGTGGAGCGGATCTCCGGTTTCGAGCGGGAGGAGCTGCAGGACAAGCCCCTGGCCTTCCTGCTGCCCGAGGAATTCCTCGACGTCGATGTCTGGCAGCAGGTGGAGCAGAACGGTGCCTGGACGGGGGAGACCAGCCTGCGCCGTAAGGACGGCAGCAACTGCGCCCTCTGGCTCAACATCTCCGTGATGGACGATCCCGCTTCCGCCAGCCGCCACCTGGTGGCCGTGTTCTCGGATATGACGGAGCGCAAAGCCGCCGAGTTCGAGCTGCGCCGCCTGGCCAATTATGACGTCCTGACCGGCCTGCCCAACCGCGGCATGTTCATGCAGCGCCTCAGCCAGGCCCTGGCGACGGCCAAGAGCCAGGAGCAGCGCCTGGCCCTGCTGTTCATGGATCTCGACCGCTTCAAGACGGTCAACGACACTTACGGCCACAGGGTAGGGGATGGCCTGCTCATCGAAGCGGCAAACCGCCTCCAGCAGGTGGTGGGTGAGCGCGACACCCTGGCCCGCCTGGGTGGCGACGAGTTCGTGGTGATAGTCCACGAGGTGGACAAGCCAGAGCAGCTGATCCCCCTCTGTGAAGCCTTGCTGGCGGCCCTGGCCAGGCCCTTCAACATCTACGGCCGGGAATTCTTCCTGTCCACCAGTATCGGCATCAGCCTCTTCCCCGACGACGGCAAGCAGCCAGAAGCCCTGCTGCGCAACGCCGACATGGCCATGTACCACGCCAAGGACGAAGGCCGGAACAACATGCAGTTCTACTGCCATGAGCGCAACCAGGAGGCTATGCGCCTGATCCAGCTCGAATCTGACCTGCGCCAGGCCCTGGAGCGCGACGAGTTCTTCGTGGTCTACCAGCCCCAGGTGGACGTGCTGGAAGGGGAGATAGTGGTGGCGGTGGAGGCCCTGGTGCGCTGGCGCCACCCCACAGAGGGCCTGATCAGCCCCGACATCTTCATCAAGGTGGCGGAGAACACCGGCCTGGTGGCGGCGGTGGACGATCTGGTGCTGCGCCGTGCGGCCCAGGATATCAAGGCCATCAACACCGGCCGCACCAAGCCAATGACCCTGAGCGTGAACATCTCCGCGGCTCACTTCCGCCAGCACGACTTCGTGGCCCAGGTCAGGGAGGTGCTGACCGGCACCGGGCTCAGGCCGTCCCTGCTGTGCCTGGAGATCACCGAATCCACCCTGATGCGGGAAGTGGGCACGGCCCGCGAGCACCTGGCGGCCCTGCGCGAGCTGGGGGTGGCGGTAGCGGTGGACGATTTCGGCACCGGCTATTCGTCCCTGGCCTACCTCAAGCAGTTCGCCGTCAACGAGCTCAAGGTGGACAAGTCCTTCGTCCACGACCTCACCGGCAGCGAGGCCGATGCCGCCATAGTGCGTTCCGTGGTGGACTTGGCCCGCAACCTTGGCCTCAAGGTGGTGGCCGAAGGGGTGGAAACCGAGGAGCAGCTCGACCTCTGTCTGGCCCTCGGCTGCTACAGAGTGCAGGGCTTCTACTACGCCAAACCCATGGAACTGGCCCCCTTCCAGGCCTGGCTGCTCGACTGGCAACAGCGGCAGGCCGGCTGA